One Chloroflexota bacterium DNA window includes the following coding sequences:
- a CDS encoding Zn-ribbon domain-containing OB-fold protein: protein MVHPFTAASFNQFLGEHKLMASRCTQCKQTFLPPRAICPNCHSDQMEWVETSGKGTLAAFTSVYVGPTFMNAEGFDRNNPYATGIVELDEGVKISARLTGVDAKNPANIKIGTPMRVEFLDRGEGDAKQTFLAFTPAN from the coding sequence ATGGTTCATCCATTCACAGCTGCTTCGTTCAATCAATTTCTCGGCGAGCATAAATTGATGGCGTCGCGCTGTACGCAATGCAAGCAAACTTTTTTACCGCCGCGCGCGATCTGCCCGAACTGTCACAGCGATCAAATGGAATGGGTCGAGACTTCGGGCAAGGGTACGCTCGCCGCGTTCACATCGGTGTACGTGGGTCCGACATTTATGAACGCGGAAGGATTCGACCGTAACAATCCGTACGCGACCGGCATCGTTGAACTCGATGAGGGCGTCAAGATCAGTGCGCGGTTGACCGGCGTGGACGCGAAGAATCCGGCGAACATCAAAATCGGTACGCCAATGCGCGTCGAGTTCTTGGATCGCGGCGAAGGCGACGCGAAGCAAACATTTCTCGCGTTTACGCCGGCGAATTAA
- a CDS encoding ABC transporter substrate-binding protein: MKKFTLLALIALAFIVVACASPTPEPTKPPAPTAVPAQPTKAAVEPTKAPVATAVPAATKAPEPTKAPEAKPLKIGLLTDQSGALAIYGPLLENGFALGLEYATEGKNNVAGRPIQIITKDTASKTDVGTQVARDLIEKEGVDVLVGVPSSGVALAVAELAKQNKKIYIAQPAASPDLTGKNFNPYVFRTSRTSVQDALASGAALKKLGKTYVQIAPDYAFGYGSAGGFYDVVKANGGTFAINDSKDKAGAIYIPQDAKDFTPYLQKVLDTKAEVLIVTWAGAGFVPLFTQMQQLGVFKTMQVYTGMGDNQTLKAGYANATGASGLIVYHYTMPKNPINDWLVQKHKEKFKSAPDLFTEGGFTAAQMLVAGLKATNGDATADKLIPVLEKLSFDGPKGKYTVRDYDHVMLQNMYVAKLTNVTDADFKFFELLSDLKPEETAPTCTLEGEYASRCPKK; this comes from the coding sequence ATGAAAAAGTTTACACTGCTCGCGCTCATCGCGCTGGCATTCATCGTCGTCGCGTGCGCTTCACCAACGCCCGAGCCGACCAAGCCACCCGCACCGACCGCCGTACCGGCGCAACCGACCAAAGCCGCGGTTGAACCGACCAAGGCGCCGGTCGCGACCGCCGTGCCCGCCGCGACTAAAGCGCCGGAACCAACCAAAGCCCCCGAAGCCAAGCCGCTCAAAATCGGTTTGCTCACCGATCAATCCGGCGCGCTTGCGATCTATGGTCCGTTGCTTGAGAACGGTTTTGCGCTCGGTCTCGAATACGCGACCGAAGGCAAGAACAATGTCGCGGGTCGTCCGATTCAAATCATCACCAAAGACACCGCGTCCAAGACCGATGTCGGCACCCAGGTCGCGCGTGACCTGATCGAAAAAGAGGGTGTGGATGTTCTCGTCGGCGTGCCCAGTTCCGGCGTCGCGCTGGCGGTAGCGGAACTCGCCAAGCAGAACAAAAAGATTTACATCGCGCAACCGGCGGCGTCGCCGGATTTGACCGGCAAGAATTTCAATCCGTACGTCTTCCGCACATCGCGCACGAGCGTACAAGACGCGCTCGCCAGCGGCGCGGCGCTCAAGAAACTCGGCAAGACGTATGTACAAATCGCGCCCGACTATGCGTTCGGCTATGGCTCGGCGGGCGGTTTCTACGATGTCGTGAAGGCGAACGGCGGTACATTCGCGATCAACGATTCGAAAGACAAAGCCGGCGCGATCTACATCCCGCAGGATGCCAAAGACTTTACGCCGTATCTGCAAAAAGTGTTGGACACGAAAGCCGAAGTGCTCATCGTCACTTGGGCGGGCGCAGGTTTCGTTCCGCTCTTTACGCAGATGCAACAACTCGGCGTGTTCAAGACGATGCAAGTGTACACCGGCATGGGCGATAATCAAACGCTCAAAGCGGGTTACGCGAATGCGACCGGTGCGTCAGGGTTGATCGTCTATCACTACACCATGCCGAAAAATCCGATCAACGATTGGCTCGTCCAGAAACACAAAGAGAAATTCAAATCGGCGCCGGACCTGTTCACCGAAGGCGGTTTCACTGCCGCGCAAATGCTCGTCGCCGGCTTGAAGGCGACGAACGGCGATGCCACGGCGGACAAATTGATCCCGGTGCTTGAGAAACTGAGTTTCGACGGACCAAAAGGCAAGTACACCGTACGCGATTACGATCACGTCATGTTGCAAAATATGTACGTCGCGAAACTCACCAATGTGACCGATGCCGATTTCAAATTCTTTGAACTCTTGTCCGATCTGAAACCGGAAGAGACCGCGCCGACCTGTACGCTCGAAGGCGAGTACGCCAGTCGCTGTCCCAAAAAATAA
- a CDS encoding enoyl-CoA hydratase/isomerase family protein has product MPMNVLLERDGAIATLTLNRMERHNSLVPEFLRAMLSAIDDIKQSDARVMILQANGRSFSTGGDVQAFYDHRDNIEPYANEIVGALNQVIVAMIALPQPIVGAVHGIVTGGSVGLVLACDVVLLAPQASFTPYYSVVGFSPDGGWTALLPNKIGAPRAARVLMRNETITSEQAVAWGIANGIVPSEKIRDEARAVANDIAAKKLGSIQRTKCLLWGDVNALAARLEAERREFVQQIVTPEAQQGIAEFLQKR; this is encoded by the coding sequence ATGCCGATGAATGTTCTTCTTGAACGTGATGGCGCGATTGCAACGCTAACACTGAATCGCATGGAACGACACAACAGTCTTGTGCCGGAATTTTTGCGCGCGATGTTGTCCGCGATTGATGACATCAAACAGTCGGACGCGCGCGTGATGATTCTGCAGGCGAACGGTCGCTCGTTTTCGACTGGCGGCGACGTGCAGGCGTTTTACGACCATCGCGACAACATCGAACCGTACGCGAACGAGATCGTCGGCGCGCTCAATCAAGTGATTGTCGCGATGATCGCACTGCCGCAACCAATTGTCGGCGCGGTGCACGGCATCGTCACCGGGGGCTCAGTAGGTCTCGTGCTCGCGTGCGATGTGGTTCTGCTCGCGCCGCAAGCGAGTTTCACGCCGTACTATTCCGTCGTCGGTTTCAGCCCCGACGGCGGCTGGACCGCGCTGTTGCCGAACAAGATCGGCGCGCCGCGCGCCGCACGCGTGTTGATGCGAAATGAAACGATCACGTCCGAGCAGGCAGTCGCATGGGGCATCGCGAACGGAATCGTGCCGAGCGAAAAAATCCGTGACGAAGCGCGCGCGGTGGCAAACGATATTGCCGCGAAAAAACTGGGAAGCATCCAGCGGACGAAATGCTTGCTATGGGGCGATGTCAACGCGCTCGCCGCGCGACTGGAAGCGGAACGGCGCGAATTCGTTCAACAAATCGTGACGCCCGAAGCGCAACAAGGCATAGCGGAGTTTTTGCAGAAACGTTGA
- a CDS encoding alpha/beta fold hydrolase: MPKIHANGIDLYYEIHGAGTPLVLIAGVGYGNWFWHKIVPGLAKHFQVITFDNRGAGESDKPAGPYTIAQMGADTAGLLDALDITRANVLGHSLGGFIAQELMVTRPDLVAKLILASTNFGGSQVIPITPEAMRVLTDRSGDPAELVKRGIALATAPGFAERQTQTAQELLQYRFTNPVPPAQYAAQVAAGAGTMAYTDEIVNARMRAIQAPTLILFGEFDRVVPPGNAELMARKIVDARVVILPGVGHIFPIEDPTATVNVIKEFLVG; encoded by the coding sequence ATGCCAAAAATCCACGCGAACGGAATAGACCTTTACTATGAAATTCACGGAGCTGGCACGCCGCTCGTGCTCATCGCCGGCGTCGGCTATGGCAACTGGTTCTGGCATAAGATTGTCCCTGGTCTCGCCAAACATTTTCAAGTGATCACGTTCGATAATCGCGGTGCGGGTGAAAGCGACAAACCGGCTGGACCGTACACCATCGCGCAAATGGGCGCGGACACCGCGGGCTTGCTCGACGCGCTCGACATCACGCGCGCGAATGTGCTGGGACATTCGCTCGGTGGATTCATCGCGCAAGAGTTGATGGTCACGCGTCCCGACCTGGTTGCCAAATTGATTTTGGCGAGCACGAATTTTGGCGGGAGCCAGGTCATTCCGATCACGCCCGAAGCGATGAGGGTGTTGACGGATCGTTCGGGCGATCCCGCCGAGTTGGTCAAGCGTGGCATCGCACTGGCGACGGCGCCAGGATTTGCGGAACGTCAAACACAGACCGCGCAAGAATTGCTCCAGTATCGTTTCACGAATCCGGTGCCGCCCGCGCAGTACGCCGCGCAGGTCGCCGCGGGCGCGGGGACGATGGCGTACACCGATGAAATCGTCAACGCGCGTATGCGCGCGATCCAAGCGCCGACGCTGATTTTATTTGGCGAGTTTGACCGGGTGGTGCCACCGGGAAATGCCGAATTGATGGCGCGCAAAATCGTGGATGCGCGCGTCGTGATCTTGCCCGGCGTCGGACACATCTTTCCGATTGAAGATCCGACTGCAACCGTGAATGTGATCAAAGAGTTCTTGGTTGGCTAG
- a CDS encoding phosphate acetyltransferase translates to MKNFQIGQAAALRRTFTANDLAEYASLAGIAANEVSSIPGPLLSGMFSCLMGTELPGRGTNWLKQKLAFPAPAHVGEEITATVEIVRVRSDKELVNLRTMCINARGESVCEGEALVLVKDVA, encoded by the coding sequence ATGAAGAATTTTCAAATCGGACAAGCGGCGGCGTTGCGACGCACATTCACGGCAAACGATCTCGCCGAGTATGCGTCGCTCGCGGGCATCGCGGCGAACGAGGTATCGTCCATCCCAGGTCCCTTGCTCAGTGGCATGTTCTCGTGTTTGATGGGCACGGAGTTGCCGGGACGCGGCACGAATTGGCTGAAACAAAAACTCGCGTTTCCCGCGCCCGCGCACGTTGGCGAAGAAATCACCGCGACGGTGGAGATCGTGCGCGTGCGCTCCGACAAAGAGTTGGTGAATCTGCGGACCATGTGCATCAATGCGCGCGGTGAAAGTGTGTGTGAGGGCGAAGCGTTGGTACTCGTCAAGGATGTGGCGTAA
- a CDS encoding MaoC family dehydratase N-terminal domain-containing protein produces MIQVGQTLTSTQTLTQDAFNRFAALSGDDNPIHVDAEFSARTRFGKPVAHGMYLYSLICGVIVKQFPGATQVSQELMFPAPSLVGEEVTIRARVLEIQNDTIRFETTVTKASGELGVQGEAVWRVEKIISHEDHQVHEK; encoded by the coding sequence ATGATTCAAGTTGGACAAACACTAACGAGTACGCAAACACTCACTCAAGACGCATTCAATCGCTTTGCGGCGTTGAGCGGCGACGACAATCCGATTCACGTGGACGCGGAATTTTCGGCGCGCACGCGCTTTGGCAAACCGGTCGCGCACGGAATGTATCTCTACAGTTTGATCTGCGGCGTCATCGTTAAACAATTTCCCGGCGCGACCCAGGTCAGCCAGGAGTTGATGTTTCCCGCGCCGTCGCTCGTCGGCGAAGAGGTGACGATTCGCGCACGTGTGCTCGAAATCCAAAATGACACAATTCGCTTTGAGACGACGGTGACGAAAGCGAGCGGCGAACTCGGCGTGCAGGGCGAAGCGGTCTGGCGCGTGGAAAAAATAATTTCCCACGAAGATCACCAAGTTCACGAAAAATAA
- a CDS encoding MaoC family dehydratase: MNLQIGQRAAITRTITGAMVDEYAGLIGDKNPVHLDEAYAATTRFGKRIAHGMLVAGLISAALASELPGPGSVYLGQNLKFKAPVFLGDTITVMVEVRAIRADKPIVTLATTCTNQSGAVVIEGEAVLLVQ, from the coding sequence ATGAATTTGCAAATTGGTCAACGCGCGGCGATTACACGCACGATCACCGGCGCGATGGTGGATGAGTACGCCGGTCTCATCGGCGACAAGAATCCGGTTCATCTCGACGAGGCGTACGCGGCGACGACGCGCTTTGGCAAACGCATCGCGCACGGTATGTTGGTCGCTGGATTGATCTCGGCGGCGCTGGCGAGTGAATTGCCCGGACCGGGGAGCGTGTACCTGGGTCAGAATCTCAAATTCAAAGCACCGGTTTTTCTTGGCGATACGATCACGGTGATGGTCGAGGTGCGCGCGATCCGGGCGGACAAGCCCATCGTCACGCTCGCGACGACGTGTACGAACCAAAGCGGCGCGGTCGTGATCGAAGGCGAAGCGGTGTTGTTGGTGCAGTGA
- a CDS encoding ketoacyl-ACP synthase III has translation MKHAQIISTGRYIPEKIITNADLDAMLGENVGDWLVANVGIGERHVMAESETTSDMIVAASQQALQRANLAPSDLDLIIVATDTPDYISPATASVVQAKLGATNAGTYDINCACAAWVTGLDMAARYIATDSDYRRILVAGGYGMTKFIDWRDKYTATLFADGAGVVIVRTGDAPGFLAGKLLARGQYHDAMGIYSGGTYRPATPEIVNELGKPRVQFVKKFPATFNSDHWPPLVRAVVAKAGLTLDDISFFLFTQLNLRTIEFVMQNLGQPMSKTHWIMDKWGYLGSACIPVALDDAIERGKGPQPGDNVVFCATGGGMAMAACVWKWTV, from the coding sequence ATGAAACACGCGCAAATTATTTCCACCGGTCGTTACATCCCGGAAAAAATTATTACGAACGCCGATCTCGATGCGATGCTCGGCGAGAACGTCGGCGATTGGCTCGTCGCAAACGTCGGGATTGGCGAGCGACACGTGATGGCGGAGAGCGAAACGACTTCGGATATGATCGTCGCCGCGTCGCAACAAGCACTGCAGCGCGCAAATCTCGCGCCAAGCGATCTCGATTTGATTATCGTCGCGACCGACACACCGGACTACATTTCGCCGGCAACGGCGTCCGTTGTGCAAGCGAAACTGGGCGCGACGAACGCCGGGACGTACGACATCAACTGCGCGTGCGCGGCATGGGTGACCGGGTTGGATATGGCGGCGCGTTATATCGCGACCGATTCGGATTATCGCCGCATTCTCGTCGCGGGCGGATACGGGATGACCAAGTTCATTGATTGGCGCGACAAGTACACCGCAACGCTCTTCGCCGACGGCGCGGGCGTAGTCATCGTGCGCACGGGCGACGCGCCCGGCTTTCTCGCCGGCAAGTTGCTCGCGCGCGGACAGTATCACGACGCGATGGGCATTTACTCCGGCGGCACGTATCGTCCCGCGACGCCAGAGATCGTGAACGAACTCGGCAAGCCGCGCGTGCAATTCGTCAAAAAATTTCCGGCGACGTTCAACTCGGACCATTGGCCCCCGCTCGTGCGCGCGGTCGTCGCCAAGGCGGGGTTGACGCTCGACGATATATCCTTTTTCTTGTTCACACAACTCAATCTCCGCACGATTGAATTCGTGATGCAAAACCTGGGTCAGCCGATGAGCAAGACGCATTGGATCATGGACAAGTGGGGCTACCTGGGTTCGGCGTGCATCCCCGTTGCGCTCGACGATGCGATCGAACGCGGCAAGGGACCGCAACCCGGCGACAATGTTGTTTTCTGCGCGACCGGCGGCGGCATGGCGATGGCGGCGTGTGTGTGGAAGTGGACGGTGTAA
- a CDS encoding long-chain fatty acid--CoA ligase, whose amino-acid sequence MYIGDYLGRREIYSPDKLAIVDAGKNPAWRLTYRQMNERANKLANYFKRIGIGKGDRVAIFARDGIEHLDTFFACAKLGAIHTALNWRLHWREAVSIIENTTPKVVIYSDEFKSIIAEIDRELRITNYELHYLHLEGDGIPDSQHYETVLQSRANSPVTCESLQAEDIAALIFTGGTTGLSKAAQVSHRMIAWNTLNTVVHDITHDDIYLNVFPMFHTGGLFVYTLPQVIFGGTTILIRQFDPALVLTLIEREKVTVFGGVPTMYQAMTQAPNWAQANLASLRFCTSGGAPLPVPLVEKYTREKGIRFKQGFGMTEFGPGIFALAPEDAIRKAGSIGRPNFFVDARIVDDDNQPLGANQVGELVLKGPSYSSGYFNNPEASKDAVDADGWFHTGDLAKYDDEWYFYIVDRKKDMFLSGGENVYPVEIEKTLYQHPAVHMCAVVGVPDPKWGEVGKAFVVLKPGSQTTEADLLAHCRANLAGYKVPKSVVFLDALPISSAGKILKRELKEKYA is encoded by the coding sequence ATGTACATCGGTGACTACCTGGGACGACGCGAAATTTATTCGCCGGACAAACTCGCGATTGTGGATGCCGGCAAAAATCCGGCATGGCGTTTGACGTATCGTCAGATGAACGAACGCGCGAACAAACTGGCGAACTATTTCAAGCGCATCGGCATCGGCAAGGGCGACCGCGTGGCGATTTTCGCGCGCGATGGCATCGAGCACCTCGACACGTTTTTCGCGTGCGCGAAGCTCGGCGCGATTCACACCGCGCTCAACTGGCGCTTGCACTGGCGCGAAGCAGTGAGCATCATCGAGAACACGACGCCGAAGGTTGTAATTTATTCTGACGAGTTCAAGTCCATCATCGCAGAGATTGATCGCGAATTACGAATTACGAATTACGAATTACACTATCTTCATCTCGAAGGCGATGGGATTCCGGACAGTCAACATTACGAGACGGTTTTGCAATCGCGCGCAAACTCGCCGGTCACGTGTGAATCGCTGCAAGCTGAAGACATCGCCGCGCTGATTTTTACCGGCGGCACAACGGGGCTATCGAAAGCGGCGCAAGTGTCGCATCGGATGATTGCGTGGAACACGCTCAACACGGTCGTGCACGACATCACGCACGACGATATTTATCTCAACGTGTTTCCAATGTTCCACACCGGCGGTTTGTTCGTTTACACTTTGCCGCAAGTGATTTTCGGTGGCACAACGATTTTGATTCGCCAATTCGATCCCGCCCTGGTGTTGACGCTCATCGAGCGCGAAAAGGTGACGGTGTTCGGCGGCGTGCCGACAATGTATCAAGCGATGACGCAAGCGCCGAACTGGGCGCAAGCGAATTTAGCGTCGTTGCGGTTTTGCACGAGCGGCGGCGCGCCGTTGCCCGTCCCGCTCGTCGAAAAGTACACGCGCGAAAAAGGGATTCGTTTCAAACAAGGTTTCGGCATGACCGAATTCGGACCGGGGATTTTCGCGCTTGCGCCCGAAGACGCGATCCGCAAAGCCGGTTCGATTGGTCGCCCCAACTTTTTCGTGGACGCGCGTATCGTGGACGACGACAATCAGCCGCTGGGCGCGAACCAGGTCGGCGAACTGGTGTTGAAAGGACCGTCGTACTCGTCCGGCTATTTCAACAATCCCGAAGCGAGCAAAGACGCGGTGGACGCGGACGGGTGGTTTCACACCGGCGATCTGGCGAAGTACGACGACGAGTGGTACTTTTACATCGTGGATCGCAAAAAGGACATGTTCCTCAGCGGCGGCGAAAATGTCTATCCAGTCGAAATCGAAAAAACGTTGTATCAACATCCGGCGGTTCACATGTGCGCGGTCGTCGGCGTGCCCGATCCGAAATGGGGCGAGGTCGGCAAAGCGTTTGTCGTTCTGAAACCTGGGTCGCAAACGACCGAAGCGGATTTGCTCGCGCACTGTCGCGCGAATCTCGCGGGTTACAAAGTGCCAAAGTCGGTTGTGTTTCTCGATGCACTGCCGATTTCATCGGCGGGCAAAATTTTGAAACGCGAGTTGAAAGAAAAGTACGCGTAA
- a CDS encoding long-chain-fatty-acid--CoA ligase, with amino-acid sequence MYGIGYWLTKHAQLHPQRVALVTPEKTYTYGDLNREANQVAHALKNLGVKEGDRIGVLCMNYPQFLALLFGAGKLGVVNVSLNYRLSAPEIAFQMQDSRVRVLFVGAEQAAHIPALQTQTQVEKVFVLEGNAPTGCGTYADFTAHQSDAEPGEPISWDKGLLTVYTSGTTGKPKGAVLTHANQFWNAMNDIIPLRLTADDTMLTILPLVHVGGVGLFTLPALLLGAKVVMPRKFDADEAWRLIEKEKVTVVMGVPAIWQMFIASPRFGKTNALSVRMFYNGGDRCPLNVVQAFREKGLPFGGGYGLTETSPTAFMLEPEDFVQGTSKLGFIGKPAFFNEARYVNSEGKDVPPGEVGEIWLRGGNVFGGYWNRPDANAEVITDGWFHTGDLATHDENGLTFVVGRSKEMFKSGGLNVYPAEVEAVLATHSAIKEVCVIGVPDPKWNEVGRAIVALKPGATASAEDLIAFCDGQLARYKIPQRVVFVDALPRNTLGKVSRGELKEKYSGQ; translated from the coding sequence ATGTACGGCATCGGTTATTGGCTGACCAAGCACGCGCAACTTCATCCCCAGCGCGTCGCGCTTGTGACGCCGGAAAAAACGTACACGTACGGCGATTTGAACCGCGAAGCGAACCAGGTCGCACACGCGCTTAAAAACCTGGGTGTCAAAGAGGGCGACCGCATCGGCGTCTTGTGCATGAACTATCCGCAATTTCTCGCGCTCTTGTTCGGCGCCGGCAAACTGGGCGTTGTCAATGTGTCGCTCAACTATCGGCTCAGTGCGCCGGAAATCGCGTTTCAAATGCAAGACAGCCGCGTGCGTGTGTTGTTCGTCGGCGCGGAGCAAGCCGCGCACATTCCCGCGTTGCAAACGCAGACCCAGGTCGAGAAAGTTTTTGTGCTCGAAGGCAATGCGCCCACCGGGTGCGGCACGTACGCGGATTTCACCGCGCATCAATCGGATGCCGAACCGGGCGAGCCGATTTCCTGGGATAAAGGTTTGCTCACCGTGTACACGTCTGGCACGACAGGCAAACCGAAAGGCGCGGTGCTCACGCACGCGAATCAATTCTGGAACGCGATGAACGACATCATCCCGTTGCGCTTGACTGCCGACGACACGATGCTTACGATCCTCCCGCTCGTTCACGTGGGCGGCGTCGGCTTGTTCACCTTGCCCGCGTTGTTACTCGGCGCGAAGGTCGTCATGCCGCGCAAGTTCGATGCGGACGAAGCGTGGCGCTTGATCGAAAAAGAAAAAGTGACCGTCGTGATGGGCGTGCCGGCGATTTGGCAAATGTTCATCGCCTCGCCGCGGTTTGGTAAAACGAACGCGTTGTCCGTGCGGATGTTTTACAACGGCGGCGACCGCTGTCCGCTCAACGTCGTGCAAGCGTTCCGCGAAAAGGGGTTGCCGTTCGGCGGCGGGTACGGTTTGACCGAGACATCGCCAACCGCGTTCATGCTCGAACCGGAAGATTTTGTACAAGGCACATCGAAACTAGGATTCATCGGCAAGCCGGCGTTTTTCAACGAGGCGCGCTATGTGAATTCCGAGGGCAAGGACGTGCCGCCCGGCGAGGTCGGCGAGATTTGGCTGCGCGGCGGAAATGTGTTCGGCGGTTATTGGAATCGTCCCGATGCGAACGCCGAGGTCATCACCGATGGTTGGTTCCACACCGGCGATCTGGCGACGCACGACGAAAATGGCTTGACGTTTGTTGTCGGTCGCTCGAAAGAAATGTTCAAGAGCGGCGGGCTGAACGTGTATCCTGCCGAAGTCGAAGCTGTGCTCGCGACGCATTCCGCGATTAAGGAAGTGTGCGTCATCGGCGTGCCCGATCCAAAATGGAACGAAGTCGGTCGCGCGATTGTCGCGCTCAAGCCCGGCGCAACTGCGTCCGCCGAAGACCTGATCGCGTTTTGCGATGGACAACTGGCGCGTTACAAAATTCCGCAGCGCGTCGTGTTTGTGGACGCGCTCCCGCGGAACACACTGGGCAAGGTGAGTCGGGGCGAGTTGAAGGAGAAATACAGTGGGCAGTGA
- a CDS encoding alpha/beta fold hydrolase — MPKIHANGIEFYYEWHGPENAEVLILSNGILMSTASWAFQTSAFAKQYRVLLYDCRGQWQSDHPREPYSMEQHADDLAALLDALGVARAHIGGVSYGAEISLIFAYRYPQKTANLIVAATVSEIDAVLRGIGEMWLDAAKRHDPDLFFRVTYPFNFSARWIADNAPALEQARARYARLDFDAVVNLTQAFLNLNITLELHRITAPTLLIVGEDDGLKPRRYADKIAVEIPHAEYAIIPRAGHSVMWEQAQTFNSLVLGFLSQHRE, encoded by the coding sequence ATGCCAAAGATTCACGCGAACGGAATCGAATTTTATTACGAGTGGCACGGACCGGAAAACGCGGAGGTGCTCATCTTGTCGAACGGGATTTTGATGAGCACCGCAAGTTGGGCATTCCAGACATCGGCGTTTGCGAAACAGTACCGCGTGTTGCTGTACGATTGTCGCGGGCAATGGCAATCGGATCATCCGCGCGAGCCATACTCGATGGAGCAACACGCGGACGATCTTGCCGCGTTGCTCGACGCGCTCGGCGTCGCGCGCGCTCACATCGGCGGCGTATCGTACGGCGCGGAGATTAGTTTGATTTTTGCGTACAGGTATCCGCAGAAAACGGCGAATCTGATCGTCGCCGCGACGGTGAGCGAAATTGACGCGGTCCTGCGCGGTATCGGCGAGATGTGGCTCGACGCGGCGAAGCGTCACGACCCAGACTTGTTCTTTCGCGTGACGTATCCGTTCAACTTTAGCGCGCGCTGGATCGCGGACAACGCGCCCGCGCTGGAACAGGCGCGCGCGCGGTACGCGCGTCTCGATTTCGATGCAGTCGTCAATCTCACGCAAGCGTTTCTCAACTTGAACATCACGTTGGAACTGCATCGCATCACCGCGCCAACCTTGTTGATCGTCGGCGAAGACGATGGATTGAAACCGCGTCGCTATGCGGACAAAATCGCGGTAGAAATTCCGCACGCCGAGTACGCGATCATTCCGCGCGCGGGACACTCGGTGATGTGGGAACAAGCGCAAACGTTCAACAGTCTCGTTCTCGGATTTTTATCCCAGCATCGTGAGTGA